In Melanotaenia boesemani isolate fMelBoe1 chromosome 18, fMelBoe1.pri, whole genome shotgun sequence, the following proteins share a genomic window:
- the trim55b gene encoding tripartite motif-containing protein 55b: MEDLEKQLVCPICLEMFTKPVVILPCQHNLCRKCANDVFQASNPYLPTRSGSLTSGGRFRCPSCRHEVVLDRHGVYGLQRNLLVENIIDMFKQESSSSKPAPQRKEETPMCDVHEDEKINIYCVTHGVPTCSMCKVFGAHKDCEVAPLSSIYQTKKTELSDGIAMMVGNNDRMQGIISQLEEACRAIEENGRRQKTLVCEKFDHLYTILEEKKREMSQRVTAEQEEKVDYIRSLTRKYGDHLEESCKTVEMGIQTMEEPEMALFLQNIKPLLKKIAEASNTAHLDKVERGYENMDHYNVNFKKEGKALRSIEFIQDEEDEDEEDENAGAEAGEASPTVSASGAIPFTPTQPSVSQQISFSPSTTKTTAST; the protein is encoded by the exons ATGGAGGACTTGGAGAAGCAGCTAGTTTGTCCCATATGCCTGGAAATGTTTACAAAGCCTGTTGTCATCCTACCCTGCCAGCACAACTTGTGCAGAAAATGTGCCAATGATGTGTTTCAG GCTTCAAACCCATATCTTCCAACAAGAAGTGGCTCATTGACATCTGGAGGCCGTTTCAGATGCCCGTCTTGCAGACATGAGGTGGTACTGGACAGACATGGAGTTTATGGCCTTCAGAGGAATCTGCTGGTTGAGAATATCATTGATATGTTCAAACAAGAATCTAGTAG CAGCAAGCCAGCACcacagagaaaggaggaaacacCCATGTGCGATGTTCATGAGGATGAAAAGATAAACATTTATTGCGTGACCCATGGGGTGCCTACATGCTCCATGTGTAAGGTTTTTGGAGCTcacaaagactgtgaagtggcaCCCCTCAGCAGCATTTATCAGACAAAGAAG ACAGAGCTGAGTGACGGGATTGCCATGATGGTTGGTAACAACGACAGGATGCAAGGCATCATTAGTCAGCTAGAGGAAGCCTGTCGTGCCATAGAG GAGAATGGTCGGAGACAGAAGACGCTGGTGTGCGAAAAATTTGACCATCTTTACACCATcctggaggaaaagaaaagggagaTGAGTCAGAGGGTGACAGCTGAGCAGGAAGAGAAGGTGGACTATATCCGGAGCCTGACAAGGAAATACGGAGACCATCTGGAGGAGAGTTGCAAGACTGTGGAAATGGGGATTCAGACCATGGAAGAGCCAGAAATGGCTTTATTCCTGCAG AACATAAAGCCTCTCCTCAAAAA GATTGCAGAAGCATCCAATACAGCACACTTGGATAAGGTTGAGCGTGGCTATGAAAATATGGATCATTACAACGTCAACTTCAAGAAGGAAGGCAAGGCCCTGCGCAGTATTGAGTTCATCCAAG atgaagaggatgaagatgaagaggatgagaaTGCAGGAGCTGAGGCCGGAGAAGCGTCACCGACTGTTTCTGCAAGTGGTGCAATTCCATTTACCCCTACTCAGCCTTCTGTCTCCCAGCAGATATCGTTTTCTCCCAGTACAACCAAAACCACTGCCTCCACCTAG
- the crhb gene encoding corticotropin releasing hormone b, which produces MKLNLFGTTVILLVAFLPRYECRAIESPGVTLRVPAPQTQNSQQQLPQQSGPILERLGEEYFIRLGNGDSNSFPLTSMYPGGSSAIYNRALQLQLTRRLLQGKVGNIRALISGFGDRGDESMERGRRSEEPPISLDLTFHLLREMMEMSRAEQLAQQAQNNRRMMELFGK; this is translated from the coding sequence ATGAAGCTCAATTTATTTGGTACCACCGTGATTCTGCTTGTTGCCTTCTTACCGCGCTACGAATGTCGGGCTATTGAGAGCCCTGGCGTTACCCTGCGCGTCCCAGCTCCCCAAACCCAAAACTCCCAACAGCAGCTGCCACAGCAGTCTGGTCCCATTCTGGAGCGCCTTGGAGAGGAGTATTTCATCCGACTGGGAAACGGGGACTCTAATTCTTTCCCATTAACGTCCATGTATCCCGGCGGATCATCTGCCATCTACAACAGAGCATTACAACTCCAGCTGACGCGGCGTCTTTTACAGGGGAAAGTTGGAAACATCAGGGCGCTCATAAGCGGCTTCGGAGATCGCGGGGATGAATCGATGGAGAGGGGAAGAAGGTCCGAGGAACCGCCGATCTCCCTGGATCTGACCTTCCACCTGCTCCGGGAGATGATGGAGATGTCCAGGGCGGAACAGCTGGCCCAGCAAGCGCAAAACAACAGAAGAATGATGGAGCTCTTTGGGAAATGA